The DNA window gaatttcaaAAACGAAAATTTCCGCTTTAAACCTCCGCTTTATCAGAAGACTAACTCTCTAGTCTTATTGAATCCTTTGGAATCGTAATACAATAGAAGTATACGTAGTGTCAGATAAGTTCATTATTCTTTTTATCTAATCTATTACTGAAGGAAACTTTTCAAGTCTCATTCACTTTGGCAACTTGTTAGAGTATGCCGGGAGTTATCGACTTTAATACACTTCAACTAATTTTGGAAGGGCAGTCAGCAGCAGTTGCCATAGTTAGAACTTGGGACAATTTCGTTAATTAGTTCAGACTGATAAGACTTTTGGAGTATGGAGAGAGACGAGTAAAATGCTGGGAAATTTCTGATTGCAGTTTCAAAATGATTCTTGGATGTGTTCTTTGATCAGGAGATCTGCCAACGTCGTACATGATTTTGACCATTACAAatggtttcatatttttcacataaatttcGTCGTAATTGTAGCAAGAATTTTACTGCAATTGGCAGATGATATATGTCATCCAACGTTTCACAATGTTCATCTTCGTGATTGCTTTTCACAAGCAAAACGAAGACTGCGAatatttacgcaaaataaaaattgtcctttatgaatgaaaatgtgttttctcttttaatcatcttaaaaagtcgaaaataatgtaaaaaagatCCTTATATTCTTGTAATGTCTTTTcactttttgtcataaatgcatacaagaCTTGGCCTACTCCTGATGTAGGCAATATCTCTcattaatacaattttcacaTCCATTAAAATTCCTCATAATTCACTAAACAAGCCAAATGAACCAGTGATCCTCAACGATAGACCAATTGATCAATCGATCATTTCAGGCAACAGAATGTTGTTCCTGACCGTGGCAGCATGTTTATGCATCACGGTGCAGGCCGGATGTCCCATGAGGCCCACCTCGGAACAAACTACAGCCTCTAGGACCACTGGCGACGGCGGCTACAGGATTCTCATTAGCGGAGACGGGGACAAGTACATACCCAACGCAATCTACACAATCAGTTTGCAGGGTAACCTCCTATATGTCCTGTTTACACCAATACAATTACTCCCTTCGCAAACGATCCCTTTCGTGGATCACTCGGATAACTCGGGGAAAACGTTTGCAACTGCACCGTCGTGCGTCGCGTCGTGCAGGACTCACTAATTAATTCCTCTGATTTCAGGCTCGAGAACGCACGAAAGGCTGCAACAATTTACGCGATTCACGCTGTCCGTTCACTCCCAGCATGCACCGAGCAATCCCGCTGCGCGGGTCGGCTATTTTCAATTGTTCCCGGACTCGTTGACCACCTTCAACGAGGACTGCGTCAACACCATCTCCGAGGCTTCGGACTTCCCGAAAACCGAGGTAGACAATTACGAAACTAGCGAATTTTATGGGGAATATGTTCGCTCATGTTGCGCGTGTCTGtctgaattttttggaatttttctgCTGCTTCTACGAGTGTGGAACAACGTTTAAAATTAGTGGTGAAGTTGTAAAATTTGATTCTACTGTTTAAGTGcattgagaattttttaaaagtcatTTATAGCAAGTACAGTTATGGCAATTTTTGGGGTTTATTTTTACGGTGGTGATGCAagtatcgatttttattaaaaacgtttcaatgaaattgtttACCTTAagttattcttttattttggaACTTGTTTCACCAATGCTTTCGACATAGTTCACAAAAATCTGCAATCTcatttatgtttttattttaccataaattaaaatatatggAGTGACATATATATGGAAAAGTGAACTAGTATTGAAGACAGAAGAAGAATTATGAAAGAATCGTGCAAGAACTTATTGTAACTGCAGCAGCCGGGTAAGTAGAAGCAGACTGCAACGACCAGACACCGACAATATACAGAACACGTACCTGCACAGTGTTTTCTTATACGAGAAACTtgtactatatattttttaatagttctTTTTATGACATACCATTCTTCGTAGTTGTGcaatttttttccgaatcaATCTttgttgtaaataaaaattgcacttgCGTAAATGCGGCCTGGAAGATGCTGAACACAAAAAACTCTTCGTAAAACAGGActtccaaattttctttgtacaatttttacacTTTTCATGAGACAGTCCCTTCTTGATTATGCCATTTTTGTTTAAACACTATAGAATACATGAAAATGGTTTCCCCGCAAATGGAATAGTTTCATCCCGAAATAACAGATCTTGctacttaaataaaataagataagctaAACATACTGAATCAAGGTTTCTAAATTTTCTCGTACAAAAGAATCCTTTAAATTTTCACATGATTCTTAATTGTATCACATTTCCTGAATTATTTTAGACATCGAATAAAAATCTTGTTTCCACAAAAACGATCTGAGACAAGTAAAAGTTTTAGGAGTTCTAAAGATCGTTAAAACAGAATCACGAAGAAGACAGTGCGAAATAAAAGAGAGTACCAAGGAGAAGTATAAAATAGAAGCGCAAAGTATCAAAgaagaacaatttcgaagatcgtAACTCGCTCAATTTCTCGCAGTTTGTCTTCTCCTCGGACCTCCGATGCACCGGACGCGACGCGAACAATAAAAGTCGACAGAATCCTGATCACGGGATAGATCCCCTGATTCTGGCCAAGGTCCAAGCGTCGATGGTGTTTGATGCCTCGGCATTATCGTGGCCAGGACTCGCGGGTTTCCGACAAAACGAGACACTAAAACTTGTTTCTTACCGTTGGCGTAGGTCCAAGCGATGTGGAGGGCACCACCGGCCGGATCAGGATGCGTTATCTTCACGGCCATGGTTCTGGAGAATAACGTGCGATGGTATGCTGAAGACGGTGCTTTGACCAAAACCTTCTGCGAGGTTGGCCCTAAGGAGGTCGAGGTACTCGAGGTTGACAGGTGCTGTGCCTGCGATGAGGCTAAATATTCGGTAAGTTCCTGCATCTTAAAAAATTCGGTAGCCGCTGGATTTTCTTAACAAAATCACTTGGACACACTGGgacatattttaaaaaaattttaaaggaCGATTCTGATTCACGTGTGTCATTTCTGAGGCTTGTTTCCTTGATCCCTGAGGATTTTAGTTCTTGGTGGTATTGTTTTCTggattttaaataaattgtgaaTATTATGCATTTGTGAAATAAATTAGTAGGTAGAATTTCAAACGGTAGACAGGATAAAAGAATTTTAGAAGACGTTcctgaaaatcaattttaaccATTTTTGTAGCTTGGTTTCTTGATCTTAAGGAGCACAGTGTTCATGGTTGACATATTGTGCTGCATTCGTTAAAATTGTTATCAAGCCATGTAGTACGACTTTTTAATGAACATTTACATTCTGAAACAATTCAGCCAAGTAAAATTGTGATGGATCCttttatgaaatttatttagatttatcAAAGTAAATgcaaaaacaaaattgttaCCGATCAAAGtttcgtttgttttcttttttgataCAAGTTTATAGATTTTACAAGTTTATAGAATCGTTCTCGAAAATAGAATGCGGTGCAGCGCAGTCACAAAGTCTGCACTATTCTGAATGCACTTCCTTCCAAATGTATTGTTATTCAAGCATCGCGGCCGATTTAATCTAATACGCAAAGTTACCAGTATTCGAATGATTCGAACGCCCGACTGTCGCAGCTAACTATGGAGGGAATCTGGTCGAACGTGACCCACCCGAAGGACTTCCCGTTCTCGGCGTGGTTGACCCACTTCAGCGACGTGATCGGCGCGTCCCACGTTCCCGACTTCTCCTTCTGGGGCAAAGACCACATTGCAACCGATGGCTTCCGTCAACTGGCTGAATGGGGTTCGGCATCGGGGGTCGAAGCCGAGCTGAGAGCTAATTCGAATAAGCTGAGGACTCTGATTAAGTCCGCCGGCCTGTGGTACCCTAACGTAAACAGTAACACCACTACCAGCTTCAGGTAATTATTTCACCGCCGTCATTTATTTTAGAGTCATTCTACTGGCCTGATCAGATCAAGAAATACATTACAGATCGAGAAAGTCGTAGAACGTTCTTGAAGACACAATATCTTTTTCAAGGAACGTCTTCTCATATTTTCTGTGAACACAGCTTCGTTTTTAAAACGttcttacattttttttttcgatcacAGTTTCTTCTTTAAATAATGTTTCACTGTCCTGCTGAGATGGAGGTCAAGAATACAGAACGTAGGACAGagaaaatttttctgaaacaAACACAGTGCTTCGTCATCCTTGGAATTGATTGTTCTGAATGTTTCTGAAACAAACAAGTGCTTCTTCATACTGAAATCGATTCCTTTTAATATTTCTGGAACATCGAAGTGTGTCTTCATACCAATTCGTATCAATTCTTCTTCAGAGTAGACAGAAACCACCCCCTGCTCTCGGTGTCCTCGATGCTAGGTCCATCGCCAGACTGGGTGGTTGGAGTCAGCAAGTTGAACCTCTGCAGAAAAGACTGCACCTGGACAAAAAGCGAGATAATCGATCTCTACCCCTGGGATGCGGGTACCGACAACGGGATCTCCTACATGTCGCCTAACTCTGAAACGAAACCGCGAGAGAAGATGAAGCCGATAACTACTCTGTACCCCGAAGATCCTAGATCGCCTTTCTACGATCCGACTGGCAGGCCCATGTTGCCTTTAGCTAGGTTATACTTGAACAGAGAGAAGCTGGTTCCTAGGAGCTGCAACGAGGAGATTCTTCAGCAGCAGGTGGCTCAGTTGGAGGTTGCTGAGAATACTGAGGACACTTCTAGGCGTAAGAATAATTAGCATTTTTAATACAGTAACGAATTTCTAGTGTAGCAAAAGAGCAAGGTttccttattattttttttaatgcagcTGAATGTCAGACCACGGAGTACTCAGCCTGGTCAACCTGCTCGGTGACTTGCGGTAAAGGATTGAGAATGCGAACCAGGTCCTATTTGATGCCCGAGAAGGCAGCCATGCTCCAGTGCAATAGACAGCTGGTCTCGAAGGAGATGTGCGTCGCATCGGTCCCAGAATGCTCGTGAGTGAACCGaaagcaatttatttaaaactACGAATCTAGACAGTGTTCCATCAATTTTTGAAAGTATCTTTAATGGTTCTCCCCAGTGGTTCATTTAAATATCATTCCGATTGAAGTTGAGACAAGATTAATGGTCACAGCTTGTGCAAGTTTTCAGGGTTGCACAGATGATAATGTGTAGGTTCGTTCAGGTACATATCCTAGGACCACCCTAGGTTCATTGATCTTCTGTTTGCACTGAATTAAACAATTTGTAACGCCGAGCTGACGTGAGACAGTGGATTAGCGACAGTTTTGCACAAAATCACTGATTTCGAAAACTCTGCTCAGAGGGGAGGAGGAAACGGAAGATGATGGTCTGCCGGTGCTGAACAATCCATTCTGCGAGACGACCGATTGGGGAGAATGGTCCGAGTGTTCCTCGTCCTGCGGAATCGGTATGAAATTGCGAACGAGGAGGTTCAAGGACCGCATGGGCCGCAAACGATGTCCTCACGTCTCCCTCGTTGAGAAAGTCAAATGCATGGAGCCTCCCTGTCAGGGCGGTGTCGAGGAACAAATTGATCCCACGTGCAAGGTATCTTCCACTCTTCTGACACATCCTTCAGCTGCCAGCTAGATTTGATAGTCACAAAAATGTTCTGTCTTTTTCTAAGGTGACCGAGTGGTCCGATTGGTCGCCTTGCAGCGCGTCCTGCGGAAAGGGGGTGAAGCTGAGGACCAGGTTGCTGATGGTCGAACCTTCTGAACAACACAAATGCTCCTCCAAGATAGAGCTGCTTCAGCAACGACCTTGTTTGGAGCAGGCTGACTGCACCTTCGACATGGCTACTGCGAAAGGTAATCTTCTAGGATTGCTCGTCAGGTTCTGCTTGTTCAAAGTCCTTCTTCTTCAAGTTCCTTCTTTTCCGAAGTTCTTCTTTTAAAGTCGTCCTTTTCCAAGGTCCTTCTTCTTCAAGGTTCTTCTTCGAGGTCTCGAAGAAACCTTCTTTGAACACTTGTTTGAATATGCTTTTATTTTTCCAGTGGTCTGCATGGAAGAGGCAGACTCCGGACCTTGCAGAGGCTACTTCCAAAGATGGTCCTTCGTTCCCCAGAAGCTGATGTGCGTGCCATTCGGTTATGGCGGCTGTCGCGGCAACAGGAACAACTTCTTGACTGCCGAGGAGTGCACCAACACCTGTGGCATCGTTAGTACCCCTTTCAACCTGTGTCCTAATTGATTATCTCGCAGCGATAAGATCATGTCGCCATTCGGAAGTTTCCTCATGGCAACTTGTCAATTTGCATGGGGGCATAAAATATGCTTTATCTATTGTTGCGTTCAACAATTAGCAACGATTTTTCCTTTCAATTAAGACGTAGGGCGCTAGGACGCGTCgcagtaattactagactgtggattttatgcatttatgtaaaaaaagaaaagagtagGTGCAACTTGAAGAagtattttgattttgcataaagatccgaagtATAGCTATCGGCCACGAGGCAGGGTTTAACGAGGAAATTGTCGTCAGGTGAGAGCGATCCTCAGTGGCCAGCCAGTGAATGCTACCAGTCCCCAGCAGTCGCCTCAGTATGCCGCTCCAGTTGACTGTGTTGTCTCCGCCTGGTCACCTTGGACCTCTTGCAGCGTCTCTTGTGGCACTGGCCGTGTCACCAGCTTCAGGACCATTAAGGTAAGAACACCGATCAACCTCTTCAGGGTAGTTTTTGGAGCCAGGAAATGGATTTCTGTAGCCCTTCAGGACCCTCCGCAGGGCAGGACTTCTGTCTCTAATTACTTTTCACGAATCTAAAATACACAAGACATTTCACAATACAAGGAGCGAAATTCCTCTCCAACTATATCGCAAAATACGCGAGCATGTTCGTAGATACCGACGGTCGACCCGTCGTCGGCTCATTAATAAGTCGCAGCACCAGCTAACGATTCTCGCTGCAATATGCATCAAAGTCTGCGAATTTTCAGCAAGAGCCGCAGAACGGCGGCCATCCTTGTCCCAAGAAGCTGCAACGTCGCTCAAGATGCCAGCTCGCGCCGTGCGAGTAACGCTTCAAAGTAAACTCGTTCCGAGACCGGCGGGGCTAAAACAGCAAGCAGAGGAGACAGGGAATACGTGTACGTTTGTAGGTGGGTGTCGTGCGATCAACTCTTTGCGGCTCGGAAACCTTTCTCGAATCACCCAAATACCGGCAACTTTGTCGCATTTACTCATTTCGTACTTACGGGAACAGTTGCTCAATTGAAAGCCGAACCTACTCTACACTAACAATAaatgagaagattgaatttatttagactctGCACGGTTTTCACAGTACATAATATgtgtattaataataaaatataaaggaGCATTTTTCATGGAATTGTCTTGATACTTgtgtaatgttaaataataattgtgaaatattagCTGGGCCCCCAAAAGTTGATTTAATCTTCTGGTCTTTCAAGCTAGTAAATGCCGCACGATAGTCCTGCAAGTTAGCATATATTATGGTCAAATAGATAAAAGGTTAGAGAATAATAAAACacaaattacaaaaagaatttttaagaaacaatCCAACGAAGAAGCTAAACATTCATTTTACAGAGTCAGGTTTAGAATTAAATAGAATTTGACTTGTCTTGTTGATACATATTTTGTGAAACGGAAGTGTTGGATCTTGTGAGCGCCATAATTTCCAGTAGTATTGCCGCGTTCACTTTGAAGGGATATAAAAGTTGCTGACTAGGTTTCGAGTGCAAAGCTTCGACCGCAAGCTCTCCGCCGAGACTCTCTTCCTTGCAAGGAGAATCTGCAAGCTTTTCTAcaagataaaaaaatatgatGGGTACGAAATAAACCGATGTATCAGAATAAATGGTATTTTATTAATGGTCAATCGTGATCTTCCTACTCCCGGTCGAATGATCGAAAACACGTGGCAAACGAACATAACCGAGCTGTTCTGCCTTATTGCGTTCGAATCTCGCGCCGTAACATAGTTCGCCAAGCAAGTGGCCGTGAACCCAGGGAATTATGCTGCCATGCAGATAAGTACGTATAAGGTAAATCGTTAGTTACACAATCGATGTAGCTGATAATGTTACCCTGATCACTGGTACGAAAATCGTCGAATTTTCTGTTTGCTAATTGCGATCATTATCAGTTCAACACTGGAAGTATCCGAGACTTCAATATTCTGCAttttagatttttaatttcactatttacaaatttttggcaAATACTTTTATCTTggattttttccaaattttctttattttctgtttATTTACATTTCGAATTCTAAACTTTCTGCGATTTTATTACATTCTAAATTTATAacttcacaatttttatttgttctccCAGGTTCTCTTAATTCTAATAttcaattttatcatttttggaGTACTTCTTCATTTTGTTTCATATCAATTTCTTAATTTACCatttttgatcattttcttATATTTCCCTTCATTTCCCATCTTAAATTTTCTATCAtttcaattgttttattgtGCGCACAGTTATTGGAATTGCAGGATATTCTTTTGGCAGGAACATtgtcaaataaatttgtttattctAGTGCATATTATAACTTGATTTCAGTTTCACAGGTCATTTTATAAATATCACAATGAAGAGAAAAATATATGACTAGAAAATTCctccattaaaaaattttgcaaataccAAGCCAGCAAATTCACAGATCAATCAAAATCGATtgatttctccaatttttcaaCGTAATTTTTGCGCCGGACACTTCCAGTGCCGAACGATGTACAAAACCGATTCCAACGGAGTAAAGCTTCAACAGAACACAGTTCACTATGATCTCAACAATAATAATCTCCTTCGACACAACCGGATCCTGTCCCAGACAGACGTGATCCTTTTCCGCAAAACGTCGGTGCTTCGGTGAAATATGCAGTCAGAAACGATATTAAATTTTCGAGTTCTCGTGAAAAAATTCCGCTACGTTCGTACAACTATAATTCACCTTTCGAACGGTAGGTATACGATTCTATAATTAATTATGTTCGCCGGCttattttgttaataaaacAGTTGGTTCCGTGGTTTTGTATTCTTGTTCcgttatttctttttctttcttctttcgttttttttttcttgtttttggtaTCATTGTATCATCGTTGATCCTTCCACTGTCGTCCCTCACATCGTCCACAATATTTCcttatttttttacaattaatgACCGCTCACGATGTAACATTCACTACGACGTTTGCCAAGTGGACAGCTAACTTTACATTTACAATAATAATCTCATAAATAATACACGTAGGCGGTACGCTGTGACTATTACGATCTGCCAAACTCGCGATCGACGATCAGAAGAACCGTGAAACAGAATTAAAACGAAGAGGACTTGAAttccaatattttaaaaattagggTCGAAGAGAAAGACTCTCAATATTCGCGAGATTCAATTTTTGTGTTTGTTAATCTGATCGTTTCGCGAGCTCGGCGATGTATTAACATTAATGGTACTTGTTATTATCATACGTACACGTAATATCTAGGAAGTAGTACGGATCTTTGTCTCTTTTAGGCCTCTACTCTAAGCTACTCGGCTCGTTCTTTTGGTCGTGACACCTGCGCCTCTTTTTCCCTTCGGAGAACAATCTCGGAAATCCAACCAAACAGAACCAAAGAAACCTGGAAGTCTTCGTTGAACCTCCTCGAAAATTAAGGGGGATCCACCTCGATCCTTTGTCTCCCTCCTCAGTCAGCAAATTCGAGCCGACAATTTTCCACGACGATCGAAGAATGCGCCGCCCTGATTCCCAACCATGAGAACCACCTTTATGCTTCTTTCAGTCCACGAGTGCACCTCGAACTAATTGGGAAGTGAATTTTAATTATACGCTACTCGTTACAAGACAGTCTTAGGAAACTCCTGATCCTTAGAGTTTGAATCTTGCTGTTGTATTCTTCTGAGGATAAAAGGACTACCCGTATTGAGATTGTCTCAATGTAGAAGAAAGGAACTTTGCCAATTAAGTCAGACTGCAATTGTTAAACATTCTCGATGTTTGCCAGTTGAGTTCGACTCGAACTGTTGAACACTCCAACCATCAAATTATAATTGTAATCAAATTAtgtctttatgcgtttataacaaaaatatgtaGCTCAAATACAAATTAGTGAAGGTATTCGTAGAATTAATAAATGCTGTTGCATTGTTTTGGGCTTGTTAAAAAGATGAAGGAAATAAAtgtagacgatttttattttcttcgtccATTTTTTGACGTCTGGATATTCTGAAGAACAACTTCtgatttttaaaacatttttacaactaATCCAGATAGCTTGATGATACTTTATGTAAAATTTTCGAAGGATTTTTTcaaggaaaatatcaaattttttcaaagatAAGCTGTAAGATGATCTCTAAATTTGGGAGAGCATTGTTAAAGGATAATAATTAAAGGGCAAATGCATCATTTTATTGGGTAGGGGTCCCTGATCGATCGAGGTACAGTGGTAGGCTGAAAGAGGAGATCCGCCGGAAAGAAATAGAGTCGATTAGAGTGATCTGACTAGACTTCGTTCAACGGGCAAATAAAAAAGTATGAAACGCCTCGTCGAGCCTGGTTGGCGATAGAAAAGCTCCGATCTTCAGTAGAACCAGCTTCCTGAAGCGGCTAGGATAAATTCGACGTGTACGCGACTCCGCTAAAACGACGATAACAATTCTTTCTTTTGTTATTTATAGTAGTCACCGACTCTTACGAGTTAACGCGGGGAAAATGTTACGGTCGGATTGAACTTGGGGCAAATCATTGAAATCATCCGAAGAAGGATCTAAACGGTCTAAAAGTGTTTTCACTGTGGGACGAgtttgtacagtgatttctctatatatgtcgtcaagacctggatgataaatgtcgcggaattatcccgacTACCGCGgggggaggcctcggacgcctaggtgtgtaaacataacacggcttgggtatgtctcctgcacgatacatgacgctggcaagacccatgttgttgacatatatcgagaattcgctgtattgtattttcattttcGCTTGTTTCAGACTATTAGATTCATAAGTCGTGAATAAACCGTGGATTTGTTTGTGCGTTTATGTCGCCTGTcgatttgtaaaatattatagaaCATTAAATC is part of the Halictus rubicundus isolate RS-2024b chromosome 3, iyHalRubi1_principal, whole genome shotgun sequence genome and encodes:
- the Fat-spondin gene encoding extracellular matrix protein f-spondin isoform X1 — protein: MHRGRSPLNRKPDARLSNRLAKVNSGKNRILTVQRNCNRMLFLTVAACLCITVQAGCPMRPTSEQTTASRTTGDGGYRILISGDGDKYIPNAIYTISLQGSRTHERLQQFTRFTLSVHSQHAPSNPAARVGYFQLFPDSLTTFNEDCVNTISEASDFPKTEVQAMWRAPPAGSGCVIFTAMVLENNVRWYAEDGALTKTFCEVGPKEVEVLEVDRCCACDEAKYSLTMEGIWSNVTHPKDFPFSAWLTHFSDVIGASHVPDFSFWGKDHIATDGFRQLAEWGSASGVEAELRANSNKLRTLIKSAGLWYPNVNSNTTTSFRVDRNHPLLSVSSMLGPSPDWVVGVSKLNLCRKDCTWTKSEIIDLYPWDAGTDNGISYMSPNSETKPREKMKPITTLYPEDPRSPFYDPTGRPMLPLARLYLNREKLVPRSCNEEILQQQVAQLEVAENTEDTSRPECQTTEYSAWSTCSVTCGKGLRMRTRSYLMPEKAAMLQCNRQLVSKEMCVASVPECSGEEETEDDGLPVLNNPFCETTDWGEWSECSSSCGIGMKLRTRRFKDRMGRKRCPHVSLVEKVKCMEPPCQGGVEEQIDPTCKVTEWSDWSPCSASCGKGVKLRTRLLMVEPSEQHKCSSKIELLQQRPCLEQADCTFDMATAKVVCMEEADSGPCRGYFQRWSFVPQKLMCVPFGYGGCRGNRNNFLTAEECTNTCGIVRAILSGQPVNATSPQQSPQYAAPVDCVVSAWSPWTSCSVSCGTGRVTSFRTIKQEPQNGGHPCPKKLQRRSRCQLAPCE
- the Fat-spondin gene encoding extracellular matrix protein f-spondin isoform X2, whose translation is MLFLTVAACLCITVQAGCPMRPTSEQTTASRTTGDGGYRILISGDGDKYIPNAIYTISLQGSRTHERLQQFTRFTLSVHSQHAPSNPAARVGYFQLFPDSLTTFNEDCVNTISEASDFPKTEVQAMWRAPPAGSGCVIFTAMVLENNVRWYAEDGALTKTFCEVGPKEVEVLEVDRCCACDEAKYSLTMEGIWSNVTHPKDFPFSAWLTHFSDVIGASHVPDFSFWGKDHIATDGFRQLAEWGSASGVEAELRANSNKLRTLIKSAGLWYPNVNSNTTTSFRVDRNHPLLSVSSMLGPSPDWVVGVSKLNLCRKDCTWTKSEIIDLYPWDAGTDNGISYMSPNSETKPREKMKPITTLYPEDPRSPFYDPTGRPMLPLARLYLNREKLVPRSCNEEILQQQVAQLEVAENTEDTSRPECQTTEYSAWSTCSVTCGKGLRMRTRSYLMPEKAAMLQCNRQLVSKEMCVASVPECSGEEETEDDGLPVLNNPFCETTDWGEWSECSSSCGIGMKLRTRRFKDRMGRKRCPHVSLVEKVKCMEPPCQGGVEEQIDPTCKVTEWSDWSPCSASCGKGVKLRTRLLMVEPSEQHKCSSKIELLQQRPCLEQADCTFDMATAKVVCMEEADSGPCRGYFQRWSFVPQKLMCVPFGYGGCRGNRNNFLTAEECTNTCGIVRAILSGQPVNATSPQQSPQYAAPVDCVVSAWSPWTSCSVSCGTGRVTSFRTIKQEPQNGGHPCPKKLQRRSRCQLAPCE
- the Fat-spondin gene encoding extracellular matrix protein f-spondin isoform X3; translation: MHRGRSPLNRKPDARLSNRLAKVNSGKNRILTVQRNCNRMLFLTVAACLCITVQAGCPMRPTSEQTTASRTTGDGGYRILISGDGDKYIPNAIYTISLQGSRTHERLQQFTRFTLSVHSQHAPSNPAARVGYFQLFPDSLTTFNEDCVNTISEASDFPKTEVQAMWRAPPAGSGCVIFTAMVLENNVRWYAEDGALTKTFCEVGPKEVEVLEVDRCCACDEAKYSLTMEGIWSNVTHPKDFPFSAWLTHFSDVIGASHVPDFSFWGKDHIATDGFRQLAEWGSASGVEAELRANSNKLRTLIKSAGLWYPNVNSNTTTSFRVDRNHPLLSVSSMLGPSPDWVVGVSKLNLCRKDCTWTKSEIIDLYPWDAGTDNGISYMSPNSETKPREKMKPITTLYPEDPRSPFYDPTGRPMLPLARLYLNREKLVPRSCNEEILQQQVAQLEVAENTEDTSRPECQTTEYSAWSTCSVTCGKGLRMRTRSYLMPEKAAMLQCNRQLVSKEMCVASVPECSGEEETEDDGLPVLNNPFCETTDWGEWSECSSSCGIGMKLRTRRFKDRMGRKRCPHVSLVEKVKCMEPPCQGGVEEQIDPTCKVTEWSDWSPCSASCGKGVKLRTRLLMVEPSEQHKCSSKIELLQQRPCLEQADCTFDMATAKGNLLGLLVRFCLFKVLLLQVPSFPKSRRNLL